One Arvicanthis niloticus isolate mArvNil1 chromosome X, mArvNil1.pat.X, whole genome shotgun sequence genomic window, GTTTTGACCTATATGGTGTACTAGGCACTGGAAAGTACATCATATTATTATATGGATAACtgacatctattttttttttgtttgtttttttgagacagcgtttctctgtgtagccctggctatcctggaactcactctgtagaccaggctggccttgaactcagaaatccgcctgcctctgcctcccgagtgctgggattaaaggcgtgggccaccactgcctggtgataACTGACATCTATTATAAGACTCCTTTGTGCCAGACTTAGACTTTATGTCTGATGGTGCTGATAATGAACACtgatatttgttttcttggtagTGTTAGGATATGAATCCAGGGTTTCAGGCAAACCCCATATCATTAgtgtttcttttaaatcttttgaGTACTGAGCCCACTGGTGATAGGGTTTATTTTATTAGCAATATGGACAATCATACCTGACATTTCTTTTGGTGTCACTATGATGCTGCAGGCATgtgcattttattatattttattattttatgttaattataCTGATTATGGGCTTACTGATGGCCAGGCATTGGACTGATAATAGATACTATCTTTATTCTACGATTACTAGATATCTGCTGCAGGCTTGGTGTATATCAGCCCCAGGGAATAGATTCTGAACAATATTTAGGTTAATTCCTTGCTGTCCAATATACATGAGCCAGAAACCCATCACAGTTCAGAAGATAGACAGATTAGACATTATTTTAGGCAACTCCCCTGCTGTTCCAACCCATTTCATTGAAATAGGTTGGGTAATTCAACACCACATGGTATCTGAACTCAGGAATTGATTGGATGttaaatttttttgaagattATCAACTCtgagcacatgcttctgtgtctTTCCTGCGCAGTGGTGTAGATGTGAGTAGTCAGTCAAAGCCTGAGAATAGGCGGAGAAACCCCCACCACCGCTATTGGGTAATTAAactgcttttctccttcttcatTCTTCCAGAACCAGAGGAAGAGATTATTGCTGAAGACTATGACGATGATCCTGTTGACTATGAGGCCACCCGAATAGAGGGTCTGCCACCGAGCTGGTACAAAGTGTTTGACCCTTCTTGGTGAGCTTACCAACATGAGGTGGGAGGGACAGCTGGCTTTGCTCTTCCTGTGTTTCCTGATATTGTGGGTCGAGAGGGAAGAGGTCTGCATGTTGGACCATGAAGCAGATCTGGGCACAGGTTGAGGAGACAGATAGTATAAGGGACATCTGAGCTGAGACTCCCTTCCCTctcactgcccacagtggactccCTTACTATTGGAATGTGGAAACAGACCTTGTGTCCTGGCTCTCACCACATGATCCTAACTTTGTCGTTAGCAAATCTGCCAAGAAACTCAGGAACAGTAATGCAGGTGAGTTGGCAAATGCAGGGATGTTACCGTGATTCTTGCAGTCTTGGAGAGAGGCTGAAGAGACCATATGTGTAAGAGAGGGGCTTCAGGACTTGTATATTACCATAGATGCTGAGGACAAGTCAGACCGGAATCTTGAAAAGGTGGACATGAGAAATCATGAGAAGTCAGATCGTAATCATGAGAAGCCAGACAGAAACCATGAGAAGGCAGACCGAAACCATGAGAAGTCTGACCGAGAACGAGATCGGAACTATGACAaagtagacagagagagagatcggGACAGGGAACGGGAGCGGGCATTTGACAAAGCAGACCGGGAAGAGGGCAAAGACCGGCGCCACCATCGCAGAGAGGAACTGGCTCCTTACCCCAAGAACAAAAAAGGTAAGCACATCAGTTTGGGACTTAGATCTGAGTCAAGTTAGGTACCAGGGTACAGAATGTCTAGTTCATGCCTAAACCTGGGCTTCAGAAGGGTGCTGTGGCTATAGTAGCCACTGGTAATACTTCTTCCTATGAGGAGGGGCTTCTTGGGTCTTAAGTGAAGAACTTATGCTACTTATTTCTATAGCAACGAGCCGGAAAGATGAAGAATTAGACCCCATGGACCCCAGCTCATATTCAGATGCACCCCGGTAAGTGAAACCTTTGGCAGTCTTCCTGTTTCAGGATCGCCACCATGCCTGTACATAGTacctttctcttttgtctcttccCATGATTTAATCTTGGGCAGTTAAGGGACACCCACTGCACCCTCTTGCTGTACTTTAATTCTCTGTTGTCCCCAGGGGCACATGGTCAACAGGACTCCCCAAGAGGAATGAGGCCAAGACAGGGGCTGACACCACGGCAGCTGGGCCCCTCTTCCAGCAACGCCCATACCCTTCCCCAGGAGCTGTGCTTCGCGCCAATGCAGAAGCCTCCCGAACCAAACAGCAGGACTGAACCTTTGTTCCCTGTGGCTTTGGTAGTGGTAGTCTGCGTTTCTGTTCcttccatgtggctctgggattGGAGCCATGGCTTCTACATGCTGAATGATTATTCCACCTatgagctacactcccagcccCCTTGGTGTTGTTTATAAACAACCAGCCTGTGGTGTTGTttaataaaagcttttttttttttttttttttttttttttttttttttttttgtggaacatATCCATGAGGCTTGAGcgcttcctttcttcattctttccagGCTTTCCAACCCAATTTCACAAGGtgcaaaacacattttatttgcaGAAACTCACCTAAGAAATACTGTAAAGATAGCAGGAGTTGAGGTGGGCCCATTAACAGAGGTTAGTCATGTCAGCCCTATGTGGGGCGGGGTTGGTGGGGACAGGGAGCTCCCATGTCTACCTCACCTAACCCCTAATACTGATAAGAGCTTAGTCCCAGCTGGGCCAGGGCAAGAAGGGAGAACGAAGGCAGGCCAGTGTCTTCTGTTCCAGCAGCTACGATCCCTTCACCTTGGTGAGCAACCTGTGGAGAAAAcgggaaggaaagagaaacacagaaagctGGGGTGGGCTGCTGGGTGGGTTTCCTGAGCAAGCGAGGGTGGCTGGTAGTAAGCTAGTAATCCTGGAGTTAGTAATGGTGCTTATGTAGAAAGAGCAGGCCCCTGGGTCAGAAAGCTACACGTGGTCTAAATAAATACATCATCTTTATTTGGCATTGGGTAACCTGACATTTGTTCATTACagttccttaaaaaacaaaccaaaaaaaaatcagaacaaattAATCAAAAATAAAGATCCAGTGGCCCTATTTACATATAGCAAAGACAGCCCAGGCACCTGCCATGCATGCACTTAcgcgtgcgtacacacacacacacacacacacacacacacacacacacacacacacatctgggaTACAGTTAAGGAGTTAATAAGCTTTGGGGAGTGCAGGGGTGCAGGTTCCATGTTTCATCAATTCTGACACCCACCATGAAATCAGGGTGTTTTTAAACGGCCAATGGAGCTGCAAGAGTAGGACTGGCAGCTTtagttttcctctctggatgGTTCTGAAGGTAAgcctttgcctctgtctcttcatTAACACGAGATTTAGCCACTTCAAGGACCTCCCATCCCCATTTTCCCAACACTCTGGATCATTGATCTGATTATATCACCAATCCCCAAACTATTGGAAATCAAATCACTTATTGCCCCCATCCCCAAGATGAGCTGATTGGAAATTGTCAGCTTGTGCCTCTCTCCTGGTTCTGGGCACTTACAACAGGCTGATTGATCTTCAAGGGTCTCTGTAGCAGGGAAACTGTCCCAAAGCCACATCAGAG contains:
- the Pqbp1 gene encoding polyglutamine-binding protein 1 isoform X2, whose translation is MPLPVALQTRLAKRGILKHLEPEPEEEIIAEDYDDDPVDYEATRIEGLPPSWYKVFDPSCGLPYYWNVETDLVSWLSPHDPNFVVSKSAKKLRNSNAATSRKDEELDPMDPSSYSDAPRGTWSTGLPKRNEAKTGADTTAAGPLFQQRPYPSPGAVLRANAEASRTKQQD
- the Pqbp1 gene encoding polyglutamine-binding protein 1 isoform X1, which gives rise to MPLPVALQTRLAKRGILKHLEPEPEEEIIAEDYDDDPVDYEATRIEGLPPSWYKVFDPSCGLPYYWNVETDLVSWLSPHDPNFVVSKSAKKLRNSNADAEDKSDRNLEKVDMRNHEKSDRNHEKPDRNHEKADRNHEKSDRERDRNYDKVDRERDRDRERERAFDKADREEGKDRRHHRREELAPYPKNKKATSRKDEELDPMDPSSYSDAPRGTWSTGLPKRNEAKTGADTTAAGPLFQQRPYPSPGAVLRANAEASRTKQQD